The Synergistales bacterium genomic sequence TCCTGGCCCGACGCCGCCCCCCGCCCCGTGACGCTGGTGCTGAAGCACGAAGGGGCCCTGAAGGCCATGTTCCAGGACGGGACCGAGCTGGCCCTGGCCGAGGCCTTCCTCTACGACGATTTCGACATTGAGGGCGACATCGAGTCGGCCTTCGTCCTCTACGACGCCCTGACGGAGGCCACCCTGGGCTGGAAGGAGAAGCTGAAGGCGGCCCATCTGGCGGGCAGGCTCCCCGATCCCCCGGCACGTTCGGAGGACCAGCGCGGCCGGGCCCGGCTGCAGGGCGAACGGCATTCCGTGGAGCGCGACAGACAGGCCGTATCCTACCACTACGACGTCTCCAACGACTTCTACAGGCTCTGGCTGGACCGGAACATGGTCTACTCCTGCGGCTACTTCCACGCCGCCGATGAGCATATCGACAGCGCCCAGGAGCGCAAGCTGGACTACATCTGCCGCAAGCTCCGTCTGCAGGAGGGGCAGCGGCTGCTGGACGTGGGATGCGGCTGGGGCACCCTGGTCATCCACGCCGCTAAACACTACGGGGTGGACGCCACCGGGGTGACCCTCAGCGAGCCCCAGGCGGAGCTGGCGAACCAGTGGATCCGCGAGGCGGGGCTCGCCGACAGAGCGCGGGTCCGGGTGCTCGACTACCGCGAGGCCGGCCGGCCCGACGGGAAGGGCTACGACGCCGTGGCAAGCGTGGGGATGTTCGAGCATGTCGGCGTGGCCATGCTGGAGGAGTACTTCTGCAGGGTCCGGGACATGCTCAGGCCCGGAGGCGTGATGCTCAACCACGGCATCTCCAGCCGGATCGACATCCAGCCCGCGGAGGATGCCGGTTTTGTGGGCACCTACGTTTTCCCCGACGGCGAACTGACACCGATCGGGCACGCCCTCCAGGCCGCCGAAAGAGCGGGCTTCGAGGTGCGTGACGTGGAGAACCTCCGGGAGCACTACGCCCTCACCCTGCGCAACTGGGTGCACCGTCTGGAGGCGCGGCACCAGGAGGCCCTCCGCTATGTGGACGAGCCGACCTTCCGGGTGTGGCGTCTGTTCATGGCCGCCGCGGCCTACGGCTTTTCCAGGGGCTGGTTCAACCTCCACCAGTCGCTGCTGCTCAGACCCGACGAGGCCGGGCGGAGCGGCCTGCCTCTGACCAGGGAGGACTGGTACACCCCCCGCACCGGAGTGTGAACGGCTGTGGGCATCGCTAGCGGGGATGGGTGACCGATGGCTGTGCCTGTTCTGGGGACTTGCCCAAAAGGGGGATCTCCTGTACACTCCGGCGAGCGGCAATGCCTGATGGGAATATTTCTGATTCCTTTGTGTCTCGGGCTTACTTGGCAGACAGAGAGAGGAATGTGGCAGCGTCACCGGGCGGAGCCGCTGCATATTTTCAGAGAATGGCGGCGGAGAACATGATGATCGATACCCATCTCCATACGGCGGAATACTCCTATGACAGTGTGCTGCCCGTTGAGGAGGCCATTGGCAGAGCCCTCGATATCGGCCTCGACGGGATCTGTGTCACCGACCACGAGAGTCTGGGCATCCTGGAGACAGCGGAAGAGCTGACCAGACGTTTCGATCTTCTGGTGATCCCCGGTGTGGAGATCCTTACCGAAGAGGGGGATTTCCTTGCCTTCGGCCTGAACCGCCTGCCGCCACTTCCGATCGGCGCTCGGGAACTCCACGGACTGCTCCGGAAGAGAGGCGGCTTTGCTGTCGCCGCTCATCCATACCGCGACAACGGCCGGGGCGCGGGAGATCATCTTTTTGGGCTCCCCGAGCCCTTCGGCGTAGAGGTCTACAACGGACGGACCAGGGAACGCCACAATCTCCAGGCCCGGGAGACGGCGGGGCTGCTCGGCGCCCCGAAATTGGGAGGAAGCGACGCCCACACCGCGAGTGAAGTCGGGCGTTTCGCCACGGCCTTCCCGGAAGGGGTGCGGGATCTCGATACCTTCATCGCCGCACTGCGCAAAGGTGAGGCGGCTCCCCTTTTCCGCGACGGTGGGCGATTCCTTCCTGCCGATGACGACACATCCCCCGGCATGCCTGTTGTCCCGGAAAAAGGGCACGCCGAAACGGCCGTCCCGGTCTCCCATGCCTGATTGCCCCTTACCCGACAGGGAAGGATGCACTACCATGTCAACCATGCGGACAATACTGGTGCTTCTGGATGGACTTGGCGACAAGGGGATGAAGGAACTCGGCGGCAAAACGCCGCTGCAGGCGGCGCATACCCCTAACATGGATGCCATTGCCGAAGCCGGCGTCACGGGGCTCTACCACAGCACCCGACAGGGGATGGCCATGCCCAGCGAGATGGCCCACTTTGTGATCTTCGGCTACGACCTCGCCGACTTCCCCGGGCGTGGATACATCGAAGCCGTTGGGAGCGGCCTGACGGTAGAAGCGGAGGATGTGGCCCTGCTGGCCCGGATGTTCCACGTGGAGCCGGTGGGACGCGAATACATCCTCCGCCGCGAAAAGGTCTCCGTTGGCGCCGGGGAACGTGACGAGCTCTGTCGTGTCGTGTCCCCCTACCGGGCGCGGGGTATGGAGCTGACGCTGCACCCCACAGGCGGCAACGGCGGGATCGCCGTAGTGCGCGGCGGCGCCGTCCCCGAAATCACCGATTCCAACCCGATCTACGAAAACAGACCCATCATGGCCGTACAGCCTCGGAGAGGAGCCGCCGATCCGGAACGTGCCGCCTGTACCGCCGATTTTCTCAACGACTACACGCTTTGGACCTACGAGGAGCTGAAGCGCCACCCAGTCAACCAACGGAGGGAAGCAGAAGGACAGCCTCCGCTCAACATGGTGACGATGCAGCGTCCCGGACAATACCGGAGGCTGCCGACATTCCGTGATGCCTGGGGGCTGCGCGCCCTGTGCATCGCCTCGGGGTCCATTTACCACGGGCTCTGCAGCATTCTCGGCATGGATGTGGAGTCTGTGCGGGACAGCGGCGACTGTGGGAGGGATCTTCTGGAACGCCTGCAGCGCGCCTGTCGAGCCAGAGAACACGAGTACATCTACGTCCATACGAAGGCGCCCGATGAAGCCGCCCACAGAGGGGACCCGAGAGCCAAGCTTGAGGTGATCGAAGCGCTGGACCGCGCTCTCGCCTGGGTGGTGGAGAGGGTCCTCCCCGACGAGGATGTGGTCTTCGTGCTCACCTCCGACCATTCCACGGCCAGCGGCGGGACGATGATCCACTCCGGGGAGCCCGTTCCGCTGGTCATGTCCGGGCGGTATGCCAGAAAGGACGGGGTCCGCCGCTTCGACGAGATATCCTGTGCCCAGGGCGCCCTGGGACAGGTGCGGGGCAACGAGCTGATGTACATGATCCTGAACCTTCTGGATCGGGGAAAGCTGCAGGGACTGATGGACAGCCCCGTGAACCAGCCCTATTTCCCGGGAAGATATACCAGTCTCAGGAGGCGCACATGAACGGACACCTTCGACGATTGCTCTCCGACAAAACAGCGACGGTCTGGCCGCTGCCGGAGTGGATGCTTCCACCTGAGAGAGTGGAGGCCCTGCGACGGGAGCCCGCGCTCGCCGTGGTCGAGATCGCCGGGAAGGACAGTATCGCCGCCGCCGTGCAGGCGGTGCGGGCGGATCGGTTCTCGGCGCTTCTGCCCACCATCGCCTGCACGGGCACCCAGTTCGGCGATTGGGAGGCCCCCTTCCGGGCAGCAGAACGGATGGCTCGCTTAGTTGGCGATGCCGCCACAGTCTATCCGCCGGTGGTGCTGGGGGCACCCCCGTTCTGGCGGGCACTCTGCGGGGCAACCCATCTCCGTTCACTCCGGGAATTCGGTTTTGCCTCCCCCTGCACCGCCTGCCATCTCTACTTCCATGCACTGCGCATCCCCCTTGCGCTCCACCTGAGCAGCTCTGTCATCGTCGCCGGAGAACGGGCCTCCCATGACGGCAAGGTGAAGCTGAGCCAGGT encodes the following:
- a CDS encoding cyclopropane-fatty-acyl-phospholipid synthase family protein, which produces MNRQSQATEAARKLLDEVVGREVGRTVGVRLWDGASWPDAAPRPVTLVLKHEGALKAMFQDGTELALAEAFLYDDFDIEGDIESAFVLYDALTEATLGWKEKLKAAHLAGRLPDPPARSEDQRGRARLQGERHSVERDRQAVSYHYDVSNDFYRLWLDRNMVYSCGYFHAADEHIDSAQERKLDYICRKLRLQEGQRLLDVGCGWGTLVIHAAKHYGVDATGVTLSEPQAELANQWIREAGLADRARVRVLDYREAGRPDGKGYDAVASVGMFEHVGVAMLEEYFCRVRDMLRPGGVMLNHGISSRIDIQPAEDAGFVGTYVFPDGELTPIGHALQAAERAGFEVRDVENLREHYALTLRNWVHRLEARHQEALRYVDEPTFRVWRLFMAAAAYGFSRGWFNLHQSLLLRPDEAGRSGLPLTREDWYTPRTGV
- a CDS encoding PHP domain-containing protein, with the protein product MMIDTHLHTAEYSYDSVLPVEEAIGRALDIGLDGICVTDHESLGILETAEELTRRFDLLVIPGVEILTEEGDFLAFGLNRLPPLPIGARELHGLLRKRGGFAVAAHPYRDNGRGAGDHLFGLPEPFGVEVYNGRTRERHNLQARETAGLLGAPKLGGSDAHTASEVGRFATAFPEGVRDLDTFIAALRKGEAAPLFRDGGRFLPADDDTSPGMPVVPEKGHAETAVPVSHA
- the apgM gene encoding 2,3-bisphosphoglycerate-independent phosphoglycerate mutase, with amino-acid sequence MRTILVLLDGLGDKGMKELGGKTPLQAAHTPNMDAIAEAGVTGLYHSTRQGMAMPSEMAHFVIFGYDLADFPGRGYIEAVGSGLTVEAEDVALLARMFHVEPVGREYILRREKVSVGAGERDELCRVVSPYRARGMELTLHPTGGNGGIAVVRGGAVPEITDSNPIYENRPIMAVQPRRGAADPERAACTADFLNDYTLWTYEELKRHPVNQRREAEGQPPLNMVTMQRPGQYRRLPTFRDAWGLRALCIASGSIYHGLCSILGMDVESVRDSGDCGRDLLERLQRACRAREHEYIYVHTKAPDEAAHRGDPRAKLEVIEALDRALAWVVERVLPDEDVVFVLTSDHSTASGGTMIHSGEPVPLVMSGRYARKDGVRRFDEISCAQGALGQVRGNELMYMILNLLDRGKLQGLMDSPVNQPYFPGRYTSLRRRT